The sequence below is a genomic window from Natrinema sp. DC36.
CACCGCGGAGGTGCCGCCGACAGTCTCCGAATGGTTGCCTGCCGTGCTCGAGGAGCTGTTACCCCACGTTGTAAGCGCCGTCGATGCGATTGATTCCGACCACGGAGGTCTCAGCGCTAGCCAGCTCGCCAGCGTGCTCGCCGACCGCGGCGTCACCGACGGCCGGGCAAGCTACGCGAGTGTGCTGGCGTCCTACACGCAGAAGTACCACGATACCGATCTCGACGAACAGGACTTCATCGAAGACAACTACAAGCGCCACCAACAGAACCGGGAGTGGGGTAAAACCGCACTGACGAGTCTCGGAACCGGCCGGAACGCACTTGGATTAGGTCACGACGACCTCGCGAAGACTGTCATTCCGGTGCTCCAAGCGAGTGATAGTCGCCCGGAACTCGTGGTTCGATTCGATGGCCAGCAGTGGCTCGAGTCCACCCACGCCGGCACGCGCCGGAAGACACTCGCCGCTATTAGAGCGCTCGCCGACGCCGTCGACGTGACGATCGTCACCTCGCCGCGAGTCCACCGAACGCTCGAATCGAGTCACCCAGAGTTCGCCGATTGCGTTACTCAGGTCGCCATGCCGGGGCGTCAACCGGAAGAAATCGAGCGCTCTGCGAACGGCTGTGACGAGGGCACGATTTACACCGATCTCGAGTTGATGGACAAGCGCGCGGGCAAGCTCAAGATCCTAACTCACCTCGAGCGCAACCCCGGCGCAACGGTCAAAGACCTTGCTCACGACGACGGAAACGGTCTTTCGAAGGGTTCAATTCGTCCGTACATCGACTCGCTCTGTGACGACCACGGGTTCGTCGCCGTCGATACCCGCGGCACAGAGAACACCATGACGCTCACAGCGCGTGGCGAGGTTGCAGCCGGCATGATTACAGACGACGGACGGGTCGTTCACCCGGATCAGGAGACCGTTTTCGCCACATTCAACGAACCCGACGAGTCCGAATCGTCCCCCGAATCGGACAGCGTTACTGAGACCAACAGTCAGTCAGCAAGTACAGTGTATGGAACGGCGAACGGGATGGGTGATGGGGACGACGGCGTACCAGCCGAAGCCGCGCTGGCCGATACGGGCGACCCCGCGGAGGCTGGCTACGTGCAGTGGCTGCCGACGGTAGCGGACAGCAGTTGGCCGCTGCACGCGCGTGTTACAGCGGCTGACGCCCGGGATGGTGTGAACCTGAACGACTACCCGGTAGAACGGTGGGAAGACGGACGGGTGACCTACGTGAGTTGCATGGAGGACCACCTTACCCTGAGCACACAGTACGGTGGAACGATACCGACACTGGTGCGGCTTGCAACTGCGTTACTTGACGATAAGCTATGGAGCACCGTACTCACGCCGTCGGCGCTCGGTGACGAACTCGAGAACTGTTTCGGCGAGGCGACCGATTCGCCCTACAAGACCTACGACCATCTCGTCCGCGCAGCCCAAGTCGGGTGGCTCTCCGAAGACGAGAAGGCCTACGATAAGCTCAAGGATCGCTACGCCGGTGTTCGATCGGTCCTGCTCGGCAAACTCGGTGAGCTGGACGATCTCGAGGAAGACGAACGCGGCGACCTCATCCGACGGGCACACGGGTTGCTCATGTCCGCGACGGCGCTGTACGATGCGATCGGCGTCGATATCTCGATCGAGGTTCGGGTTCCCGACCCGAACAACCTGAACGACTCGCAGTTCTGTCGGTTCATCTCGGAGGTTGCGACGCGGCAAGCCTCCTACGGGATGCACTCCCTCGAGCGAAACTTCTGGGAGGAAGACAGCATGAAACGCAAGTCGGCGATGGGGCGAGAAATCGACCCATCGGACCCGAACGCACACCTCCGGGCGTCGTGGGTTCTCTCCGGTCCTGGTATCACGGGCCTCGCCGAACAGATCCGCGGGGCGATCGCCGCTCGCGACGACGACCGACTCGACGACCGCACCGACTACGATCCCGTAGAACTCGAGGTGCCGGTGACCGACGTCTCTGACTACGCGTCGATGCGCCACGCCGTCGAGACCATCCTCGAGAAAAAGAACCTCTGTCCGGGCCGGGAGTCCGAGGCCATGCGGCGGACGGTCCGACTGTTCGAAGCCTACACCGGCTCACCGTTCGACGTGGTGGACGCGCTGACGGCGCTGACGCGCTCGAAGCGACCAGGTGATGTGACGATCGCCGACGTGGAACACGCGCTCGCAGCGCTGCCGGGCGACCGCCTGCTCCCGTCGCTCGCCGCACCGACGCCGGGCAAGATCCTGAAAGCCGTGCTCGTCGCCGACGGCCCGATCGGGCGCTCGGATATCCTCCAGCGTGTCGGCTGTTCCGGTGTGACCTACGGCAAGCACATCGACCGGCTGGCGGCCTTCGATATCCTCCAGCGCGTCGATGGGCGCAAGTGGACGGTCGCGATTGCGCCCTGGTACGTCCCCGAGATCGATGCGACGAAGCCGGGCTACGAGGATGGGTCCGTATCGATCAACACGACGACCGTCGACGGCGTCCTGTTCGATGCACTCGAGAAACTCGGCTACGATCTCGGCGATCCCGAGTTGATCGACGCGTTCGGACAGCCGTTAGACCGGGTCGCGCTCATAGGGGCGGTCGGGCCGTGGATCGACGACTGGCTCGACGTTCTCGCGCCGTTACTGAAACCCAAACCGGACGCCGTACAGCGGTTTGACCACGACGTTGTCACACTCGGCGAAAAACCAGACCAGACGACGCTCGCGGATTCGACGGGCCACTCGGCGCTGGCGGACTAATCCTCAACCGAAGACATTTGAACAAGAAACCGCCAAATGACGAGAGTACAACTGCGACAGAGTGGAACATGCATTTCCCACTCAAGATCGCCCTTTCCGTGGGCTGACGTGTGGTATTCTCCCCGAGACACATTTCCAAAATCGCCATCACACAAACCACATTCATCTGCCCGCCATGAGAAATTGCTGTGTCGCTCCATTTGACCAAATTCATATCTGGTCATGTCCTCGTTCAATTCCTTAATTTCAGAAAGACACCCTGTGCAGGTGAGATTACTACAGATAGGTCTCCCAGAATATTCACCGTTCGAATGTTCCCTCACTACTCGCAAGCCCGTCAGTCCGGACGTTGGTCGCTCAACTGTACAGAATTGGCATAGCTCGAGCTTCCCCTCGAAGGACTTCGGAATCTCTGAGAGCATAGCGGACTAATCCTCGAGCCCGACGAACCGCCACGTATTCGAGTGCAGCCCGTGAGTCTTGAGCTTGAATAGATCGGTCGCGGTGAGTGTCTTAATCCGATCCTTCAACGTCTCCGGGTCACGAACGTCAGTGTGGCCGCGGTACAGCTCGCGAAGGTCGTCGAGCGAGACCACATTCACGCCGTCGGCGACGATCGCCTTGACGACTTTCTCGTCTCGGTGGTCCAACGCGGAGACATCGCCCAAATCGATCTCACCACCGGAGAGGCCGTTGACCGCTTCGACCTTTTTGAGACGAGTCGTCAACTGTCGGTTACGGGCCTCGAGTCGCTTCAACTCGGTATCCATCTGCCGGAGCAAGCCCACAAGCGCTTCGACTTGTTCGTTCGCCGCGTCGTTCTCGAGGTCGGTAATCCCGTCGGATATATCACGCTGCCGACTCTCGATACGCTCCCGTCGCGATAATCGCTCGGTATCACCGCCCGAATCGCTGTTTGTCGCCTGCTCTGATTGCGCACTCATTATGATAGGTCCTACAACGAATAGTAGTATAAACGCTTCCCCCGCGGAGTGAAAGTAAACTCAATTCGTACGCCAGACGAACTCTTGGCCGATTTCTTCTTTTCCGATTCGGCCCTGTTTGGCGAGTCGTTTCAACTGTTCCCGAGCTGTGTTCCGGTGACAGTCAACTTCCTTCGCGACTTCACCTGTCGTGACTGGTCCGTCCCGCCGTACAACCTCCAGAAACCGCGAGGAACTGTATTTCCGTCCAAAGTCGTCGGTGGAATCGTCGTCTCGAGACACGAATAGCGATACGACGACCGGCTATTTAGTTACTGTGCACCTGCACACTCGAAAGAACTAAGTCACCCCAGTCGAATGTACTATTCACACGAACCACTAATCGAGATTGACAGTCTCGCAAAAGCGCCATGTTAGGGCATGACGCGACGCGGTTCGTGTTCCCCTGGAAATGGAGAATCAGCGAACCATGAACAGATTACAGCCTGACCGACTTAAATCTAGTCGGACTGAATCGCAGTCGGAGAACAGTTCACAGACCACTCGCAAGCCACGCGTCGTCGGCACGTCGGACACTGACGGCGTCTCGATCGACCTCCGCGCAACGCCGGGCTACAACGACACGCAACTCACGACGGACGAGGTGCGCGACCGATGAACGGTCGTCACGTCGCCGAATCCTCGCAGACCAACGAGTACCCGTACCTCGAGCAGATTCACGGCGAGGACCCGGCACGGTTTCTCGAGATGAACGAACTCACGGCGACGGCCCGAATCCGAGGGATCCGCGACCCGGAGCTACTCGAGGCCTACGAGACGGTCGCCAAGGAAATCACGGCCGGCCAGTACCGGAACACGATTCTCGAGGCGATCGACGAGCGCAAAGCCGACCTCGGAATCGACGACGAACTGGCCGCCGAGCCGACCGACTCCAGGGCCACCGCAACGGACGGCGGCGCTGTTGTCGAAGAGACTCCCGACGAACCCGCCGAACCCGACGACGTCCACCCAGACTGCAAAGGACTCGAGGCCGGGCAGGTACTCAAACTCGAGCGCGCCGACGGAACGGAGTACATCTTTCCGGCACAACCAGACGCCGAGGAGCCGTTCCTGTGCCGGTCGTTCGACGGCGAGGGCGACGAGCGCACGGCAGAGCCGATCCCGTTGTCACTCGGCGAGGTCGCGTCGCGACCGATCAACGACACCGATCCGAAGCCGGTGAGCGAGATCAACACGCGAGCGCCGACGCTGGCCGCGAGTAACGGCGGTGATTCGGAATGAGCGAGCGTTCTGCCGACGAGTGGGAACAGTACCTCGCAGAACACACCGACGAAGTCTTGATGTTCATCGACGCGGACTACGAGATCCACACCTTCGAACACGACCAGGAGCACGACGAACTGTGCTTCCTCCGCGGCGGATCGATCGGATACGACTACGACGGCTCCCGCGCCGCTCTCGAAGGGTTCGCCGAGGACGACTCGGACATTCACAAACTGGTTCCAAGAGACGAGGAATACGCAGAGCGGAAACAACTCACCGACGGCGAGTTCGACACCCCGCAGGAGTGGGCGGAGTCCAACGCACAGCCACCGACCGATGCGGCGACGAACGGAGGCGATGCCTAATGCTGCACATGGAACCCAAAGACCGGGAGATCAACACGCCGTACTCGGTCTACGGGAACGCCGCTGCGAACGACTGCCTCGCGGGGATCGACGACGGCCACGTGTGCCGACTCATCATCGGTGAGGGCGAGCGCACGTTCGTCGCGGACCACGTTCGACTGACCGACGGTCGGATCGCCATGGCGAGTTCGAAAGGAGACCGGGACCTCTTCGAATCCACCGAGGCCGAGTTCGGCTACGGCGTCGCGAAGGCTCGCGCCTACGTCTACCTCCCGTTCGACTACTCGCTGTTCGCGACCGACCTCGAGAACCCGAGGTTCACCGACGCCGGGATCGATCCAGACGAGATGGTCCCGATTTCGCTCGCCGAACCCGTTACCGACGGGGGACAGTCGATGGACGAGACCGGTCGAACGGCCGACCGAATACGGACGTTCTCGGAGTCCATCGACGACCCGGAGAAGTGGCGTGTCCTGATTCCTGTCGATTCGTTCGACGCGGTCAAGCGCCAACTCGAGACCACCGAAGACTGCGGGACCTACTACGACGGACTCACGCTCTGCTACTCGCAGTACGACGACGAAGTGATGGTGGAATACCGCTCTGCGCTATCGGATCACGACCGATCCAATGGAGGCGATTCGGAATGACGGACACGCAGACAGTCGACGACACGCTGTTCGAAGTCGTCACAAAACGTACCGAGCCGACGCCGGACGGCGTCACGAACGCGGAAGGAAACATCTGGACCAGCCAAACCCGGCTCAAGCAAGAAGCGAGCAAGGGCAACGTGCCGTGTTCGCGAGACGAAATCGGGGATGCCGTCGAACGGCTCATCGACGCCGGCCGACTCGTTTCGTGGCACGGTCTCCTCGCTCCGGTGACGGACGAGCACCTAACAGCGATCATCGAAAACGAACAACGCTCCGGGTTCACGCGCAAGATCCTGATTAGCAAGGTCAACAAGATTCGGGGTGGGATGTGATGCTGTCCTGCCAGAACTGCGAGACGCCCCAGTTCCTCCAGATCACCTCGAGCCACACGAAACCGACCAACGACTCGGTCGCCACTATCGAGGAAACGGTCGAGTGTACGTTCTGTGGGGCAGAGGGCGACCTCGAGTA
It includes:
- a CDS encoding winged helix-turn-helix domain-containing protein, with amino-acid sequence MSGEFDVLVTSEGCNTPWIQRRGWQKQDVVSCPCCGVDRSVSKVKQLKRLPSREQAGEWRARYLAKRAGETEAYNEFVNERGQYGEQLEEVNAKTPSPSDEAADLRIAATEDLLEGHHATERRGETVDPSLEDTIVGDRERFKTLNEYRIRQRSNAFKDRADAIAGNVVTLEDQLEDEYGAFNGDDDDRQLTDPEPVGPEPETDATGEPERELAIRPTPPEQQRLDTITAEVPPTVSEWLPAVLEELLPHVVSAVDAIDSDHGGLSASQLASVLADRGVTDGRASYASVLASYTQKYHDTDLDEQDFIEDNYKRHQQNREWGKTALTSLGTGRNALGLGHDDLAKTVIPVLQASDSRPELVVRFDGQQWLESTHAGTRRKTLAAIRALADAVDVTIVTSPRVHRTLESSHPEFADCVTQVAMPGRQPEEIERSANGCDEGTIYTDLELMDKRAGKLKILTHLERNPGATVKDLAHDDGNGLSKGSIRPYIDSLCDDHGFVAVDTRGTENTMTLTARGEVAAGMITDDGRVVHPDQETVFATFNEPDESESSPESDSVTETNSQSASTVYGTANGMGDGDDGVPAEAALADTGDPAEAGYVQWLPTVADSSWPLHARVTAADARDGVNLNDYPVERWEDGRVTYVSCMEDHLTLSTQYGGTIPTLVRLATALLDDKLWSTVLTPSALGDELENCFGEATDSPYKTYDHLVRAAQVGWLSEDEKAYDKLKDRYAGVRSVLLGKLGELDDLEEDERGDLIRRAHGLLMSATALYDAIGVDISIEVRVPDPNNLNDSQFCRFISEVATRQASYGMHSLERNFWEEDSMKRKSAMGREIDPSDPNAHLRASWVLSGPGITGLAEQIRGAIAARDDDRLDDRTDYDPVELEVPVTDVSDYASMRHAVETILEKKNLCPGRESEAMRRTVRLFEAYTGSPFDVVDALTALTRSKRPGDVTIADVEHALAALPGDRLLPSLAAPTPGKILKAVLVADGPIGRSDILQRVGCSGVTYGKHIDRLAAFDILQRVDGRKWTVAIAPWYVPEIDATKPGYEDGSVSINTTTVDGVLFDALEKLGYDLGDPELIDAFGQPLDRVALIGAVGPWIDDWLDVLAPLLKPKPDAVQRFDHDVVTLGEKPDQTTLADSTGHSALAD